ATATCTGGTCTAGCGCAGGGCAGCGGCGAGTACTTCACGCGCATAGGCGTGGGCACGCCTCCAAGGTACGTTTACATGGTGCTGGATACCGGGAGCGACATCGTTTGGATCCAGTGCGCTCCGTGTAAGAAGTGCTACTCTCAATCTGACCCGGTTTTCGACCCACGTAAGTCCAGATCTTTCGCTGGGATCCCCTGTGGGTCCCCTTTGTGCCACAGGCTTGATTCACCGGGCTGCAATACTCAAAAGCAGACATGCATGTACCAAGTATCCTACGGTGACGGATCTTTCACTTTTGGTGATTTCGCCACTGAAACGCTGACGTTTCGCCGTACTAGAGTTGGGCGTGTAGCTCTCGGGTGCGGCCACGATAATGAAGGACTATTCGTCGGTGCTGCGGGTTTGTTGGGACTTGGCCGGGGTAGGTTATCTTTTCCCTCACAAACCGGTCGCCGGTTTAACCGGAAGTTTTCTTACTGTTTGGTAGACCGGTCTGCTTCTTCTAAACCATCCTCCGTGGTTTTTGGAGACTCGGCCATCTCTCGAACCGCCCGCTTCACTCCGCTGATCTCAAACCCCAAGCTGGACACTTTTTACTACGTTGAACTCCTTGGGATCAGTGTCGGTGGCACTCGTGTCCCTGGTATCACTGCATCTCTATTCAAACTCGATCAAACTGGCAATGGCGGTGTGATTATTGATTCGGGCACGTCCGTGACTCGTTTGACGCGACCCGCTTACATAGCCCTTCGGGATGCTTTCCGCGTCGGAGCTACCAGTTTAAAGAAGGCACCCGAGTTCTCTCTATTCGACACCTGTTTTGATTTATCTGGGCAGACGGAGGTGAAAGTTCCAACCGTGGTGTTGCACTTTCGCGGTGCTGACGTATCTTTGCCGGCGTCTAATTATCTGATTCCTGTGGATAGTAACGGTAGCTTTTGCTTTGCGTTTGCGGGTACAATGAGCGGGTTGTCGATAATAGGGAATATTCAGCAACAGGGTTTCAGGGTTGTCTACGACTTGGCCGGTTCACGGGTCGGGTTTGCTCCACGTGGGTGCGCCTAAAGGCGTAATTAGTGTGCGTTGCGGTAAAGGATAGAAGCTCTtatctcttccttttttttttattattttttttccccttGGGTTTTGTGGTTCCCAGAAAGAGTGTAGGATTTGGGATGATGTCCACTTGTTGGTTGGTTGTTTGTTGTATAACTCGCAGACGAGGGTAAAATCGTTATATATAAGGCTCAAATTCAGCTTGAGTTAACATTATGAGAACCTAAAATGCAAATTTCCTTTGATTAATACAAGTTAAATCGTGCTGATGAAATTTAGTCTTCATGCTGTGATTCATAGTAAATACTTCTAATTAGTTGGTGTAATTTGGTGAACATTGTG
The Manihot esculenta cultivar AM560-2 chromosome 1, M.esculenta_v8, whole genome shotgun sequence genome window above contains:
- the LOC110614542 gene encoding aspartyl protease family protein 2; the encoded protein is MEGKARPVLLFFSFTIFLSLSTTSSSSLRYHTLVLNPLPSQPTLSWPASDSESETLTASNATEIDPEESTLSVQLHHLDALSLNKTPQQLFCLRLHRDASRVVALSSLAASAAAAPGGRVTGGFSSSVISGLAQGSGEYFTRIGVGTPPRYVYMVLDTGSDIVWIQCAPCKKCYSQSDPVFDPRKSRSFAGIPCGSPLCHRLDSPGCNTQKQTCMYQVSYGDGSFTFGDFATETLTFRRTRVGRVALGCGHDNEGLFVGAAGLLGLGRGRLSFPSQTGRRFNRKFSYCLVDRSASSKPSSVVFGDSAISRTARFTPLISNPKLDTFYYVELLGISVGGTRVPGITASLFKLDQTGNGGVIIDSGTSVTRLTRPAYIALRDAFRVGATSLKKAPEFSLFDTCFDLSGQTEVKVPTVVLHFRGADVSLPASNYLIPVDSNGSFCFAFAGTMSGLSIIGNIQQQGFRVVYDLAGSRVGFAPRGCA